One Deinococcus radiotolerans DNA window includes the following coding sequences:
- a CDS encoding FtsX-like permease family protein, producing MFLALRELQHYRVRSLLLGGIVALIALMVFMITGLARGLAQDNAALLLATPATHFVTTRDAQGVFTRSFLSPADVQRIQNVTGPQATPLAQAFTSLSAGDRQLSAVLLGTEPGSFMAPAVTSGQPLTPRATGAVIDASFQASGVKLGDTLTLKPGGETLRVTGFTRGARLNHQPVVYVTLDHWHALQPRTQGSVNAVALNGAAGSRVGALAGLSVTTRAQTLQVLPGYKEEQGSLTMIQVFLVVVAAFVMAVFFYVLTLQKTPQFGLLKAIGASTRTLAGSLVTQMLLLTTAAVALAALVTLGLAPLLPAGLPFALTSSTLLGASALLIGVAALSSLLSLRSIARVDPLIAIAAAP from the coding sequence ATGTTTCTGGCCCTGCGTGAACTTCAGCACTACCGCGTCCGCTCCCTGCTGCTGGGCGGCATCGTCGCCCTCATCGCCCTGATGGTCTTCATGATCACGGGCCTCGCCCGCGGCCTCGCGCAGGACAATGCCGCCCTGCTGCTCGCCACCCCCGCCACCCACTTCGTCACCACCCGCGACGCCCAGGGCGTCTTCACCCGCTCCTTCCTCAGCCCTGCCGACGTGCAGCGCATCCAGAACGTCACCGGACCCCAGGCCACCCCCCTGGCGCAGGCCTTCACCAGCCTCAGCGCCGGCGACCGTCAACTCAGCGCCGTTCTGCTCGGCACTGAACCGGGCAGTTTCATGGCGCCCGCTGTGACCAGCGGTCAGCCCCTGACCCCACGCGCGACCGGCGCGGTGATCGACGCGTCCTTTCAGGCCAGCGGCGTGAAACTGGGCGACACCCTCACCCTGAAACCCGGCGGGGAGACGCTGCGCGTGACCGGCTTCACCCGCGGCGCCCGCCTGAACCACCAGCCGGTGGTCTACGTGACCCTCGACCACTGGCACGCCCTTCAGCCGCGCACGCAGGGCAGCGTCAACGCCGTGGCCCTGAACGGCGCCGCGGGCAGCCGGGTCGGCGCGCTGGCCGGCCTGAGTGTGACCACCCGCGCGCAGACCCTTCAGGTCCTGCCCGGGTACAAGGAAGAACAGGGGAGCCTGACGATGATTCAGGTGTTCCTGGTGGTCGTCGCGGCCTTCGTGATGGCCGTGTTCTTCTACGTCCTGACCCTGCAGAAGACCCCGCAGTTCGGGCTGCTCAAGGCCATCGGCGCGAGCACCCGGACGCTCGCGGGCAGCCTGGTCACGCAGATGCTGCTGCTCACGACCGCCGCCGTCGCCCTGGCCGCGCTGGTCACCCTGGGCCTCGCGCCGCTGCTGCCCGCCGGCCTGCCGTTCGCGCTGACCTCATCCACCCTGCTCGGGGCGTCGGCCCTCCTGATCGGCGTCGCGGCCCTCAGCAGCCTGCTGAGCCTGCGCAGCATCGCGCGGGTCGATCCCCTGATCGCCATCGCCGCGGCCCCCTGA
- a CDS encoding M24 family metallopeptidase, which yields MTATARLEISRAEHAQRRGRLAQRLQDSGLSRICVFGPVRVAYLTGFHFAATERPVALVLSDAGDVTMLLPELEAEHYAHQCPDLPGPLTYPEYPGGGSGRHPLTVLADHLRTAPPGRVAADHDGYENRWGYRGPALSALLGQPIVDGLALIDDLRMIKSPAEIALIREACRWGDHAHRVMQDAITPGANELMVSHGASLQATRDLLAALGDRYVPKAREGLPANTMFISGANTAHPHGLHRNAGVQPGDVLVTGAYGVVGGYESELERTMHVGDPTPDFERYFAAMLGAQDAGLAALRAGRTCAEVEADVRAQIEGLGLTHLVRHHTGHAFGLEGHEHPFLDLDDHTVIEPGMIFSIEPGLYVPGLAGFRHSDTVLVTEDGAERLSLYPRDLPSLLIPVS from the coding sequence CGGGCCGGTGCGCGTCGCGTACCTCACCGGCTTCCACTTCGCCGCGACCGAACGCCCCGTCGCGCTGGTCCTCAGCGACGCGGGTGACGTCACCATGCTCCTGCCGGAACTCGAAGCCGAGCATTACGCCCACCAGTGCCCGGACCTGCCCGGGCCGCTGACCTACCCCGAATACCCCGGCGGCGGCAGCGGCCGCCATCCCCTGACGGTCCTGGCCGACCACCTGCGCACCGCGCCGCCGGGTCGCGTGGCCGCCGATCACGACGGGTACGAGAACCGCTGGGGGTACCGCGGCCCGGCCCTGTCGGCCCTGCTCGGTCAGCCCATCGTGGACGGCCTGGCTCTCATTGACGACCTGCGCATGATCAAGAGCCCCGCCGAGATCGCCCTGATCCGCGAGGCCTGCCGCTGGGGCGACCACGCCCACCGCGTCATGCAGGATGCCATCACCCCCGGCGCGAACGAACTCATGGTCTCCCACGGCGCGAGCCTGCAGGCCACCCGCGACCTGCTCGCCGCCCTCGGTGACCGCTACGTGCCCAAGGCCCGTGAGGGCCTCCCGGCCAACACCATGTTCATCAGCGGCGCCAACACCGCCCACCCGCACGGCCTGCACCGCAACGCCGGCGTGCAGCCCGGCGACGTGCTGGTGACTGGCGCGTACGGCGTGGTGGGCGGCTACGAGAGCGAACTTGAACGCACCATGCACGTCGGCGACCCCACACCCGACTTCGAGCGGTACTTTGCCGCCATGCTCGGCGCGCAGGACGCCGGGCTCGCTGCCCTGCGCGCCGGGCGCACCTGCGCCGAGGTGGAGGCGGACGTCCGCGCCCAGATCGAAGGGCTCGGCCTGACCCACCTGGTCCGCCACCACACCGGGCACGCCTTCGGCCTTGAAGGCCACGAGCATCCGTTCCTGGACCTGGATGACCACACGGTCATCGAGCCCGGCATGATCTTCTCCATCGAGCCGGGCCTGTACGTGCCGGGCCTCGCCGGGTTCCGGCATTCAGACACGGTGCTCGTCACCGAAGACGGCGCCGAGCGGCTCAGCCTGTACCCCCGCGACCTGCCCAGCCTCCTGATTCCCGTGTCCTGA
- a CDS encoding PadR family transcriptional regulator: MNPDPNTLLLLGLLRGQRQHGYQLHDFIERNLSRFTTLKKAAAYAALDRLEKAGLIHAHSEQAGNRPTRKVYALTPDGEQHFLTLLRAHLAHPEPVAFYGDLSLMFLTQLPRPEALNLLTERAQAVDAQIASLERVPTHHGALGPDLFGVDLAVSRQLTLLRADRAWLSDTLSTLNRPE; this comes from the coding sequence GTGAATCCCGACCCCAACACCCTGCTGCTGCTCGGCCTCCTCAGAGGCCAGCGCCAGCACGGCTACCAACTGCACGACTTCATCGAACGCAACCTGTCCCGCTTCACCACCCTGAAAAAAGCCGCCGCCTACGCCGCCCTCGACCGACTCGAAAAAGCCGGCCTGATCCACGCGCACAGCGAACAGGCCGGCAACCGACCCACCCGCAAGGTCTACGCCCTCACCCCAGACGGCGAGCAGCACTTCCTCACGCTGCTGCGCGCTCACCTCGCCCACCCTGAACCCGTCGCCTTCTACGGCGACCTGAGCCTGATGTTCCTCACGCAGCTGCCCCGCCCCGAAGCGCTGAACCTCCTCACCGAACGCGCGCAGGCCGTCGACGCCCAGATCGCCTCACTCGAACGCGTCCCCACCCACCACGGCGCGCTCGGCCCGGACCTGTTCGGCGTGGACCTCGCCGTCTCCCGCCAGCTCACGCTGCTGCGCGCCGACCGCGCCTGGCTCAGCGACACCCTGAGCACCCTGAACCGCCCCGAGTAA
- a CDS encoding ABC transporter ATP-binding protein, translating into MTAAAERPLSPTPPAPSPVLALRAVSRTYGDGDGLITALHPATLDVRPGELVAVNGPSGSGKSTFLSIAGALLRPTTGQVLIAGQDVTALPQRALAPFRLRHLGFVLQGSNLIPYLSVREQLTLVPHLAGQRGPDAGRRADELLAQLGLTGRAGHLPDALSGGQRQRVAIARALINDPQLILADEPTASLDSARGREVVELLAAQVRTGGRAAVMVTHDERVLDLCDRVVSIVDGQLRGA; encoded by the coding sequence ATGACCGCAGCCGCCGAGCGCCCCCTCTCCCCCACCCCGCCCGCCCCGAGTCCCGTCCTTGCCCTGCGCGCCGTGAGCCGAACCTACGGAGACGGGGACGGCCTCATCACCGCCCTGCACCCCGCCACGCTGGACGTGCGCCCCGGTGAACTGGTCGCCGTGAACGGCCCGAGCGGCAGCGGCAAGAGCACCTTCCTGTCCATCGCCGGGGCCCTGCTGCGCCCCACCACCGGGCAGGTCCTCATCGCCGGGCAGGACGTCACGGCGCTGCCCCAGCGCGCCCTGGCCCCCTTCCGGCTGCGGCACCTGGGCTTCGTCCTTCAGGGCAGCAACCTGATTCCGTACCTGAGCGTCCGCGAGCAGCTGACCCTGGTGCCGCACCTCGCGGGACAGCGCGGGCCGGACGCCGGGCGCCGCGCGGACGAGCTGCTGGCGCAGCTGGGCCTGACCGGGCGCGCGGGCCACCTGCCGGACGCACTGAGCGGCGGACAGCGGCAGCGGGTGGCCATCGCCCGCGCGCTGATCAACGACCCGCAGCTGATCCTGGCGGATGAACCCACCGCCAGCCTCGACAGTGCCCGCGGCCGCGAGGTGGTCGAACTGCTCGCGGCGCAGGTCCGCACGGGCGGCCGGGCCGCGGTGATGGTCACGCATGATGAGCGGGTCCTCGACCTGTGCGACCGCGTGGTGAGCATCGTGGACGGGCAGCTGCGAGGGGCGTAA